The nucleotide sequence CTTTTATTAAACTCATTATTAACACAATTAAAATTTCTTTTATCTTTTTTCTTAAAGAAAAATCTGGTAGAATATTAATGACCATAGTTTTCACCTCCCGGGGTTTGGATGTTATCTCTTTCTAATCTAATTCTAACCCTGGGAGGTTTTTCTTTTCAAAAACTGATTACAGGTCAGTATCACCTAATTATTGACTTGGAGTTTACTCTAAGAGTTATATTTTTAATGTTAATTTTTCCTTAAGGGAGGAAGAGATTATGAAGAAGAAATTTACTGCTGGGAGAGATGCGTTAGGAGGAGATTTATGAAGAGGGTAAGAAATAATGAGCTATTATTGTTAAAAATATTTCTTTTTGTTTATTACGCTAATTGGACTTTTATCTTTTTCTTCGTTCCAGTATATTTGAGAGAGGTCAAGAATTTTTCCATTGGGATGATAGGAACTCTTGGTGCAATTTCTGCCTTTTTGGGAGCTATCTCCCAGATTTTTGTGGGGTATTTGTCTGATCGAATAAAGAAAAGAAAGCCCTTTTTAATATTAAGTGCATTAGGACTTCTCTTTCTTTATCTTTTTATATTTCCTAAATTAAATTCTTTTATCGCTTTTATTCTTGTTTATGCTTTTATAGGTATTTTTATGAATACTTTAACCACTTTATCTAATGTATTAACTTTTGATTACTCTTCTTCAGAAGGAACAGGAAAGTCTTTTGCCAGTGTGAGGGTTTGGGCCCCAATTGGGTTTTTAACAATGATGCTCACCATAGGCTTTTATCCAAAACTGGCTGAGCCAAACATCATGTTTACATTAATTCCTTTGATATTTTTATTAAATTTAATTGTAATACTTCTTTTAAAAGAGCCTGAGTTAAAAACAGGTATAAAAACAATTGAATTAAGAGATTTGCAAAGATTTATTTCACAACCTAAGGTAAGAAAGTTTTTATTATTTTATATGTTTTACTTATTTGCTATGTCAGGAGCTGCAGGGAATGTAAATCTTTTGATTAGATATCTTGGTGGTTCTAATAGTGATATTAGCTGGGCTCTTTCTGTATGCTCTATTACTGAAATACCTACCACCTTTTTGTGGGGATATTTGGCAGATAAAATTGGAAGATTGCCTCTGCTAATGTTTACTTCAATTGTTTTACCTATAAGAGTTTTTCTTTATTCATTAACAAGTAAAGCATTAGATGTAATCCTTATTCAACTTTTTACTCATGGATTAACTTTTGCTATAATGATTACAGTTTCTGCAGTATATATAAATGATTTGGTCTCGGAAGAGGAGAGGGCAAGTGCACAAGGAACTTTGAGCATGGCAGGTGCCTTTTCTCAAACCTTATCCGCATTAGTATCTGGTAATGTGGCGGATATGGTAGGTCTAAAAGGTATGTATGTTTTTCTAACCTTTATAGCTCTAATTTCCACATTTTTGGGATTGAGATTAAAAAAGTAGAAGATTAAAAGGAGAGTAAATAAAATGGATACATTAGATAGTCTTTCAGTTAGAGTGATCGTTGAGAATTCAGTGATGCAGGGGAGTTCCTTTTGGGGACTTCATGGAATTTCCTTCTATGTAACTGCAATAAAAGATAATTTTGAAAAACATTTTTTAATAGATGTGGGTCAGAGTCATGAAGTGCTTCTTCATAATATGAAACTTATGGAGATAGATCCAAATAAAATAGATGCGATCATTCTCACTCATTGCCATTACGATCATACTAATGGTTTAGCAGGATTACTTAAAGAGATTGGGAAAAGCAATATTCCTATTATTGCTCATCCTGATCTTTTCAGGATTAATTTTGCTGACAAGCCTTATTTAAGATACATAGGAATGTCAACAGAAAATGCAGAATTAAATCTGGAAAAACTTGGTGCAACTTTTTTCCTTACATCAGATTCACTACAGCTTATGCCAGGACTTATAACTACTGGATATGTACCACGCATAACAGATTTTGAAGAGGGTACATCTTTTAAAACAATTGATATGTCAAATCGTATTGTACAGGATTATATGAATGATGATATATCAGTTGTTGGGGCTATAAAGGGGAAAGGGTTGGTTATTCTTACTGGATGTGGTCATGCTGGCATAGTAAATATAGTAAAGCATGCTATTGAGCTAACTGGTATATCTAAGGTAGTTTCAATTATTGGAGGCTTACATCTTGTTGATGCATCTATGGAAAGAATTATGAAAACTGTAGATACTCTTTATTCCTTAGGAGTTGAATCTATATATGCTGGTCATTGTACTGGGTTTAATGCTCAGGTAGAACTAAGGAAAAAGTTTGGAACACAATTTATGCCTTTACAGGTAGGAAACTATTTTAAATTTTAAAAAAGTATTTATTTGGATGCCCTCCCTATATAGGGAGGGCATAAATATATTACTGTGGGGGAAGTAGGGGTCCTACGATAGGATGAGGAATATAAGGCTCTTCTAAATATTTAATCTCTTCTTCTGTTAATTCAATATCTACTGCTTTTACAGCATCTTCAAGCTGTTCTAATTTTGTTACTCCTACAATGGGAGCCACGACAGGTTCTTTATAAAGAAGCCAGGCTAAGGCAACCTGAGCTCTACTAATACCGCGATTTTTAGCAATCTCACCAACTCTGTCGATTATTGCCTTATCAACATCTTTCATGGAATCGTATTTACCTTTTGCAATTTCGTCGGTCTCATAACGTATAGTATCTCCCTCCCATGCTCTTGCTAATCTTCCTGCAGCAAGTGGGCTATATGGAGTAAGTCCTATACCCTCTTCCTTACATAGAGGGATAAGTTCCCTTTCATCTTCCCTATAAATCAGGTTATAGTGATTTTGCATAGATATAAATCTTGTCCAGCCGTGTTTTTCTGCTACGTAGAGGGCTTTTTGAAATTGCCATGCAAACATGGCGGATGCTCCTATGTATCTTACTTTTCCAGACTTAACAAGGTCATGAAGGGTTTCCATAGTTTCTTCAATAGGAGTATTATAATCCCAGCGGTGAATAATGTATAAATCTATGTAGTCAGTTCCAAGTCTTTTTAAACTTTGGTCTACCTGACTCATAATATGTTTACGGGAAAGTCCTGCACCGTTTGGACCTTCAAACATACGAGAAAAAACTTTTGTTGCGATGACCACTTCATCTCTTTTTGCAAAATCTTTTAATGCTCTTCCCAAGATCTCTTCACTTCTTCCCAGAGAGTATACATTGGCGGTATCAAAGAAGTTAATTCCAAGTTCAAGTGCTCTTTTAATTATGGGGCGACTATTTTCTTCGTCTAAAACCCATTTATGAAGCCAGACATTTCTATCTCCAAAACTCATACATCCAAGACATATTCTTGATACTTCTAAGCCTGATCTTCCCAATTTCATGTATTTCATCTTTATTCACCTCCAAATTTTTTTATAGTTTAAATTTTAGAGTAAACTCTAAGTCAATGCTTTTATAAGTTGAAAAATTTTTATATTCTAAATAAAATAATCTGTATTTAATTTTAAGATGGAGGTGATTTTTTTGGGAAAGCTGGTTTTTCCAGATGGTTTTCTTTGGGGTACTGCTACGGCATCCTATCAAATTGAAGGAGCAGTGGATGAGGATGGAAAGGGCGAAACTGTATGGGATAGGTTCTCTCATACTCCAGGAGCAATTTTTGAGTCACAAAATGGTGATATAGCTTGTGATCATTATCATTTATGGAGAGAAGATGTTGAACTTATGAAATTTATTGGTCTAAAAGGTTATAGATTTTCAATTTCATGGGCAAGAATCTTTCCAGAAGGAAAGGGACCTGTTAATTATAAAGGGTTGAATTTTTATCGCCAGTTAATTGATACTCTTATAAAAAACAATATAAAGCCTGTGATAACTCTATATCACTGGGATTTACCACAAGCATTAGAAGATAAAGGTGGATGGTTGAATAGAGATACTGCGAAGTATTTTGCAGAGTATGCCAACTTTATTTTTAAAGTATTTGGTAACAGGGACATAATATGGATTACTCTAAATGAGCCTTGGGTTAATGCTTTTCTTGGATATGGGTTTGGGGTTCATGCTCCTGGAAAAAAAGATATGAAGGGAGCCTTTATTGCATCTCATAATCTTTTATTAGCGCATGGATTGGCAGTGCAAGCCTTTTATGATAATGGAGTAAAAGGAGAAATAGGAATAGCTTTAAACCTGAGTCCAGTATATCCTGCATCAGATTCTGAAGAAGATTTAGAGTGTGCAAAGTTGCAAGATGCGTATACCAATAGGTGGTTTTTAGATCCATTATTTAAAGGCAAATATCCAGAAGAGGTAGAAAATCTTCTTCCAAAATTTAGATGGAACTTCAATTATGATCCAGAGGACTTCAAGATTATAACCACTCCAATAGATTTTGTGGGAGTAAATTATTATACAAGAACAATAGTAAAGTATGATCCATCCAATCCTTTCCTCCCATTGAAACATGTTGAGGGACCAAATGAAAAAACGGAAATGAATTGGGAAGTATATCCAGAAGGCTTATACTATCTTCTTTTTAGATTATCAAAGGATTATATTAACAACATAATAATTACCGAAAATGGAGCAGCCTTTAAAGATGAACTAAAAGATGGTAGAGTAGAGGATCAAAAGAGAATTGATTATTTAAGAGAACATATTTATCAATGTTACAGGGCTATTAAAGATGGAGTTAATTTAAGAGGCTATTTTATCTGGACTCTCATGGATAATTTTGAATGGGCTTTTGGTACCAGTAAAAGGTTTGGAATAATATATACAGATTACTCAACTCAGAAGAGGATATTAAAGGATAGTGCATATTTCTATAAAAAGGTGATTGAAGAAAATGGTATAGAGGGGAGATAAGCTCCCCTCTCTTCTAATTTATAGATACATCTCCCATCTTGCAAAAGATCTCTATTTTACTTTCTTCTTCATTCCCAAATACATATTTTTTATCTTTAAATCTATAGCCTTCTTTTGAGATACTTAAGTCTCCTAAAGAAATGTGTGGGATAATGGTCCCATTATAATTTTCTGGTAAGTTTATACTTAAATCTCCCATATTACAATTCAATGTGGCATTTTTTGGACTTTTCAAAAATTTTATATCCATGTCTCCCATGTTTACCACTCCATTTAGATCATCACAACTAATGTTGAGATCCACATCTCCTGCATTTAGTATAATCTCTATTTTTTCACAAGATACACTTCCATCTAAATCTCCTGCACTTACTAATATTCTTAGTTTTTTAAGATCAGAGGGAAGAGTTATAGAAAAGTCTCCTCCTGCAAGTTTAATTTTTCCTTCCTCTAAATGGAATTTACCTTTCCCTTCAATATTTATCTCATTTGTATTCTCCTCAGTTTTTATATCTAAGTCACCGCCAGAAAGAGAAATTTCAAGTAGTTCATCTTTATTCCATTCTATTTTTTCTCTTATTTCTTTTGAGGAAGGTGTAAAGACACTTTCTAAAATAGAAGGTACAATTGAAAGAGCAGAGGAAACTGATTCTCCAATAATTTTACCTAAACTATCTATGTTTTTTATTTTTGATCTCCTTTCTTCTAAAGCATTTATTAGTCTTTCCGCTTCTTCTGCATTTATTTTTCCTTCTTCCAACATTTTTAAAATTTTTCTTATTTCCTCTTCCATTTTATTTAACCTCCCTTTATAAATTATAAACTATATTTTTATAAAAGTATAATTCATATATTAATTTTTGGCAATATCTTTCTAAAAATTAGAAAAATAGCTTTGTAAAAAAGTTGGAGTAAATGTACTCACATAGGAACCAATACAGATAGTATATGCGGGGAAAACGCATTCAAGGTAGAATGAAATAGGTTCATAATGGAGTGATAAACTTTAGTTTACTGAATAGTGGATAGAAAGGATATATTTATATTAAACTGTTGATAAGACGGGACCTTCAAAGATATCCCAAAATGCCCAGATCCCAGCACCTAAGAGTTCTGCAGGATATTTTAAGAAGGAGGTTAGTTCTATCCTAACTTCCCCTGCCTCCTTAGTAATACTGAATTTTCTTACTTGTTTTATAACTTCTTTTCTTACATCATCCCAAAAGTTTGTGTTTGCACCAGTAACTAATGGACCACCAAGTATAATAACATCTGGGTTTAATCCATTCACAATATTAATGATTCCAAAGGCTATTTCGTTTGCAAATTCTTTGATTAATTCCTTGTTCTCTACATAAATTTCTTCCTTATTTATATCAATTCCCATCTCTTTTGCGATAGGACTGGAAAGAGATGCATATCTTTCCCAACATCCTTTCTTTCCACATTTACATAGTATTCCATCCTTAGAAATAGTCATATGACCAAATTCACCTGCTGTATTTTTCTTTCCTCTATATAGTTTTCCTTCTAAGATCAAGCCTGTTCCAATTCCTTCTCCAATATATACATAAACTATATTTGAATCTTCGAGTCCAATCCTTTCTCCTAACATCCCTTCTGCAACTACCGCCAAATTAGCCTCATTATCCAATTTTACAGGTATGTTAATATTGAATTTGCTTTTTATTTTTCTATTGAGTAAAGTAGCTAATGGTATATCCTTCCACTTTAAGTTTGGAGCTATTACTATCTTTTTGAAAGTACTATTAACAATCCCTGGAACACCGATTCCAACAGCATGTATTTTTTCTTTTCCAGTTGGGAATAATTTTTCTATGCCTTCTGCCACCTTTTCTATGAATTCTTCATGATTTTCAGGAGTATGAAAATCAATACATTCCTCAATTCTCATGGCGAAATTTACTTTTGCAATGGTAGATATAGTAACTCCTATTTTTATTGCCATAGCCTTTTTATATTCTGGATTTAGGCTTAAAATGACAGCTTTTCTTCCTAAACCTTTTGAATAACTACCAACCTCTATGAGAACTCCTTCCTCTAAAAATTGGGTTACAAGGCGTGTGACTGTGCTTTTGCTTAAGTTAAATTTCCTTGCAATATCTGCCCTTGATATATTTTTATATCTTAAAAATCCATTTAAAATTATTGTCTTGTTAATCTCTCTTTGTTGAGTGACCTTACCAGTTTTTCCCGTTTTTATAAATACCATAATTATACCTCGTTGGATAATATTATTTCTTTAAGAAATAAAATTTATAATTAATTTTAGGATTTTAGTTTAAACATGTCAATATTAAAATTTGACATGGAGCTTAAGTATGAAGTAAACTATCATATAGTTGAAGGTGGGGGCGTAGCTCAGTGGGAGAGCGCTTGCTTCGCATGCAAGAGGTCGTGGGTTCAAATCCCATCGCCTCCACCAAGAGAATAAAATTAAACCAAATTCTATTTTCAACCACAATATGATTTTCTAATCAATTTTATGGTAAAATACCAAGAGTGTTTAATAATAGTTTTAATTTTTTAAAAGAGGATAAGCCATATTTGTATGCACTAAGTCATTTCCCTCCACTATTTAGAAGATGGAGGGAATGGATAAATTTTATTAATGTAAAAGATTTATTTTTACTATCAGACAGTGATTTGCTTCATGCTTTTTCAAACTCTTCAATTATTCAAGAATTCATATTATTTAGAAGAAAAAATTCTTGGGAGAAATTTTGGGAAGATCTTATAAAAAAGGGAATTGATATGGTTGTAATTGGGGAAGAAAATTATCCCCCTCTTTTAGCAGAGATTAAAAATCCTCCTTTATTCTTATTATATAAGGGAAGATTAGAAGGAGATTTGTTTATTTCTATAGTAGGAACAAGAAAGCCTACAAGTTATGGAATAAAGATGGCTTTTGAATTTTCTAAAGAATTGGCAAGTTTAGGATTTGTAATAGTGAGTGGACTTGCTTATGGTATAGATACATATGCCCATAAAGGAGCTTTGGAAGTAAAAGGTAAGACCTGGGCTGTTATAGGGTCAGGTTTTGATCATATATATCCTAAGGAGAATATAGGTTTGGCGGAGGATATTGTTGAAAATGGTGGTGCAATCATTTCTGAGTATCCTTTGAATACAAAGCCAGCCTATTATACATTTCCTCAAAGAAATAGAATAATTAGTGGAATATCAAGAGCAGTTTTGGTTGTAGAGGCAGGAGAAAAAAGTGGAGCATTAATTACTGCAGGCTTGGCTTTGGATCAAGGGAGAGATGTATATGCTATACCGGGAAGAATTATTGATGGAAAAAGTAAGGGAACAAATAGACTAATTCAAGATGGAGCCAAGATGATTTTGGATATTAGAGATATATTAGATGATTATGGTTTATCATATGAAAAAAGTAAGAGAGAAGAAATTAAATTAAGTGAAGAGGAAGAGAAATTACTTAGGTTCCTTTCCTTTGAGCCTAAGTTTATAGATGAGATAGCGGAGGAAAGTAATATACATGTTTCAAGATTAATTTTTTTATTAATATCTCTTCAGAGTAAGGATATAATAGAGGAATATCCAGGACAAAGATATGCAATAAAAAGGAGTGTTTGGAATGAGTAAGGAATTGAAATTAGTCATAGTAGAGTCACCTGCAAAGGCAAAAACAATTGAAAAAATTTTGGGAAAGGATTTTAAAGTAGTAGCTTCTTATGGTCATATAAGGGATTTGCCAGAAAAAGAGATGGGAGTAGATGTGGATGATAATTTTAAGCCAAAGTATAAAGTCTTACCTGGAAAAGAAAAAGTTATAAAAGAATTAAAGACTTTATCGAAATCTGCAACCCATCTATACTTAGCAACAGACCCTGATAGAGAAGGAGAAGCAATAGCTTGGCATATAGTAGAGACTTTAAAATTGGATAGTGACGAATATTCAAGGATTGAATTTCATGAGATTACTCCAAGAGCTATAAAACTTGCTTTGCAGTCACCAAGAAAGTTAGATTGGAATAAGATAAAAGCTCAGCAAACGAGAAGAATCTTAGATAGATTAGTTGGTTATGAGTTGAGCCCATTCTTATGGGATAAGGTAAGAAAGGGACTTTCTGCAGGAAGGGTACAGTCTGTTGCTTTAAGATTGATTTGTGAAAGAGAAAAAGAAATAGAATCTTTTGTCCCAGAAGAATACTGGGAAATTTATGCCTATCTCACTAATAGTGATAAGAAGAAGGAAATAAAGGCAAAGCTTTTTTCATATAAAGGGAAAGAAGTAAATATAAAGGATGAAGAAACTGCCTTAAAGATAATAGAAGAAATTAAAAATGAGCATTTTATAGTAAAAAGTCTAACACCAAAGGAGGAGAAAAAATCTCCACCACTGCCTTTTATTACGAGTACACTTCAGCAATCTGCAAGCAAATTATTGGGCTTTCCGGTAGAGAAGACAATGCGTATTGCCCAAAAGCTTTATGAGGGTGTGGATATAGGTTC is from Dictyoglomus sp. NZ13-RE01 and encodes:
- a CDS encoding MFS transporter, with product MKRVRNNELLLLKIFLFVYYANWTFIFFFVPVYLREVKNFSIGMIGTLGAISAFLGAISQIFVGYLSDRIKKRKPFLILSALGLLFLYLFIFPKLNSFIAFILVYAFIGIFMNTLTTLSNVLTFDYSSSEGTGKSFASVRVWAPIGFLTMMLTIGFYPKLAEPNIMFTLIPLIFLLNLIVILLLKEPELKTGIKTIELRDLQRFISQPKVRKFLLFYMFYLFAMSGAAGNVNLLIRYLGGSNSDISWALSVCSITEIPTTFLWGYLADKIGRLPLLMFTSIVLPIRVFLYSLTSKALDVILIQLFTHGLTFAIMITVSAVYINDLVSEEERASAQGTLSMAGAFSQTLSALVSGNVADMVGLKGMYVFLTFIALISTFLGLRLKK
- a CDS encoding MBL fold metallo-hydrolase, giving the protein MDTLDSLSVRVIVENSVMQGSSFWGLHGISFYVTAIKDNFEKHFLIDVGQSHEVLLHNMKLMEIDPNKIDAIILTHCHYDHTNGLAGLLKEIGKSNIPIIAHPDLFRINFADKPYLRYIGMSTENAELNLEKLGATFFLTSDSLQLMPGLITTGYVPRITDFEEGTSFKTIDMSNRIVQDYMNDDISVVGAIKGKGLVILTGCGHAGIVNIVKHAIELTGISKVVSIIGGLHLVDASMERIMKTVDTLYSLGVESIYAGHCTGFNAQVELRKKFGTQFMPLQVGNYFKF
- a CDS encoding aldo/keto reductase produces the protein MKYMKLGRSGLEVSRICLGCMSFGDRNVWLHKWVLDEENSRPIIKRALELGINFFDTANVYSLGRSEEILGRALKDFAKRDEVVIATKVFSRMFEGPNGAGLSRKHIMSQVDQSLKRLGTDYIDLYIIHRWDYNTPIEETMETLHDLVKSGKVRYIGASAMFAWQFQKALYVAEKHGWTRFISMQNHYNLIYREDERELIPLCKEEGIGLTPYSPLAAGRLARAWEGDTIRYETDEIAKGKYDSMKDVDKAIIDRVGEIAKNRGISRAQVALAWLLYKEPVVAPIVGVTKLEQLEDAVKAVDIELTEEEIKYLEEPYIPHPIVGPLLPPQ
- a CDS encoding beta-glucosidase; translation: MEVIFLGKLVFPDGFLWGTATASYQIEGAVDEDGKGETVWDRFSHTPGAIFESQNGDIACDHYHLWREDVELMKFIGLKGYRFSISWARIFPEGKGPVNYKGLNFYRQLIDTLIKNNIKPVITLYHWDLPQALEDKGGWLNRDTAKYFAEYANFIFKVFGNRDIIWITLNEPWVNAFLGYGFGVHAPGKKDMKGAFIASHNLLLAHGLAVQAFYDNGVKGEIGIALNLSPVYPASDSEEDLECAKLQDAYTNRWFLDPLFKGKYPEEVENLLPKFRWNFNYDPEDFKIITTPIDFVGVNYYTRTIVKYDPSNPFLPLKHVEGPNEKTEMNWEVYPEGLYYLLFRLSKDYINNIIITENGAAFKDELKDGRVEDQKRIDYLREHIYQCYRAIKDGVNLRGYFIWTLMDNFEWAFGTSKRFGIIYTDYSTQKRILKDSAYFYKKVIEENGIEGR
- a CDS encoding transcriptional regulator translates to MVFIKTGKTGKVTQQREINKTIILNGFLRYKNISRADIARKFNLSKSTVTRLVTQFLEEGVLIEVGSYSKGLGRKAVILSLNPEYKKAMAIKIGVTISTIAKVNFAMRIEECIDFHTPENHEEFIEKVAEGIEKLFPTGKEKIHAVGIGVPGIVNSTFKKIVIAPNLKWKDIPLATLLNRKIKSKFNINIPVKLDNEANLAVVAEGMLGERIGLEDSNIVYVYIGEGIGTGLILEGKLYRGKKNTAGEFGHMTISKDGILCKCGKKGCWERYASLSSPIAKEMGIDINKEEIYVENKELIKEFANEIAFGIINIVNGLNPDVIILGGPLVTGANTNFWDDVRKEVIKQVRKFSITKEAGEVRIELTSFLKYPAELLGAGIWAFWDIFEGPVLSTV
- the dprA gene encoding DNA-protecting protein DprA; its protein translation is MFNNSFNFLKEDKPYLYALSHFPPLFRRWREWINFINVKDLFLLSDSDLLHAFSNSSIIQEFILFRRKNSWEKFWEDLIKKGIDMVVIGEENYPPLLAEIKNPPLFLLYKGRLEGDLFISIVGTRKPTSYGIKMAFEFSKELASLGFVIVSGLAYGIDTYAHKGALEVKGKTWAVIGSGFDHIYPKENIGLAEDIVENGGAIISEYPLNTKPAYYTFPQRNRIISGISRAVLVVEAGEKSGALITAGLALDQGRDVYAIPGRIIDGKSKGTNRLIQDGAKMILDIRDILDDYGLSYEKSKREEIKLSEEEEKLLRFLSFEPKFIDEIAEESNIHVSRLIFLLISLQSKDIIEEYPGQRYAIKRSVWNE